One window of the Trifolium pratense cultivar HEN17-A07 linkage group LG2, ARS_RC_1.1, whole genome shotgun sequence genome contains the following:
- the LOC123905796 gene encoding extensin-2-like isoform X3, whose product MGSQMASITLTIALTILSLSLPSQANNYIYSSPPPPPKPYYYHSPPPPVYSPPPPYHYSSPPPPPKKPYKYSSPPPPVYKYKSPPPPVYKYKSPPPPPKKPYKYPSPPPPVYKYKSPPPPVYKYKSPPPPPKKPYKYPSPPPPVYKYKSPPPPVYKYKSPPPPVYKYKSPPPPVYKYKSPPPPPKKPYKYPSPPPPVYKYNSPPPPYKYPSPPPPPYKYPSPPPPVYSPPPPYKYASPPPPPYKYSSPPPPVYSPPPPYKYSSPPPPVYSPPPPYKYASPPPPPYKYSSPPPPVYSPPPPYKYPSPPPPTYKYPSPPPPYKHISPPPTPVYKYKSPPPPVYSPPPHYIYSSPPPPYHF is encoded by the exons ATGGGGTCTCAAATGGCCTCTATTACTCTAACTATTGCTTTGACAATACTATCTCTCAGCTTGCCATCTCAAGCAAACAACTATATCTATTCATCTCCACCACCACCCCCTAAGCCTTACTACTACCACTCTCCACCACCACCGGTGTACTCACCTCCTCCTCCTTACCATTATAGTTCACCACCCCCACCACCAAAGAAGCCATACAAATACTCTTCTCCTCCACCACCTGTTTACAAGTACAAGTCACCTCCTCCACCAGTATATAAGTACAagtctccaccaccaccaccaaagaAACCATACAAATATCCATCTCCGCCGCCACCAGTTTACAAGTATAAGTCTCCTCCACCACCAGTTTACAAGTACAAGTCACCTCCACCTCCACCAAAGAAACCATACAAATATCCATCTCCACCACCACCAGTTTACAAGTACAAGTCACCTCCTCCACCAGTGTACAAGTATAAATCTCCTCCACCACCAGTTTATAAGTACAAGTCACCTCCTCCACCGGTTTACAAGTACAAATCTCCACCACCTCCACCAAAGAAGCCATATAAGTATCCATCTCCACCTCCACCAGTTTACAAATACAACTCACCTCCTCCTCCCTATAAGTATCCAtcacctccaccaccaccatacAAGTatccatcaccaccaccaccagtcTACTCTCCCCCACCGCCATATAAGTACGCAtcacctccaccaccaccatacAAGTATTCGTCACCACCTCCACCAGTCTACT ctccaccaccaccatacAAGTATTCATCACCACCTCCACCAGTCTACTCCCCTCCACCTCCATATAAGTACGCAtcacctccaccaccaccatacAAGTATTCGTCACCACCTCCACCAGTCTATTCTCCCCCACCTCCATACAAATACCCATCACCTCCACCACCAACGTACAAGTATCCTTCACCTCCTCCTCCTTACAAGCACATATCACCCCCTCCAACCCCTGTTTACAAGTATAAGTCTCCTCCTCCCCCTGTCTACTCACCTCCACCACATTACATCTATTCATCCCCTCCTCCTCCATACCACTTCTAG
- the LOC123905798 gene encoding extensin-1-like isoform X2 has translation MRSPTMASSSLIIVLAVLSLSLASQISADYVSHPPPSPKIPPPVYKSPPPPYKYPSPPPPPKKPYTPSPPPPVYKSPPPYKYPSPPPPPKKPYTPSPPPPTYKSPPPPYKYPSPPPPPKKPYNPSPPPPVYKYKSPPPPYKYPSPPPPPPVYKYKSPPPPPY, from the exons ATGAGGTCTCCAACAATGGCCTCCTCTTCACTCATTATTGTATTAGCAGTACTCTCTCTAAGCTTGGCATCTCAAATCTCAGCAGACTATGTCTCTCATCCACCACCATCACCAAAGATTCCACCACCGGTTTACAAATCTCCACCTCCACCATATAA GTACCcttctccaccaccaccacctaaGAAGCCTTACACTCCATCACCTCCACCACCGGTTTACAAATCACCTCCACCTTATAAGTACCcttctccaccaccaccacctaaGAAGCCTTACACTCCATCACCTCCACCACCAACTTACAAGTCCCCACCACCACCTTATAAGTACCcatctccaccaccaccacccaaGAAACCTTACAATCCATCTCCTCCACCCCCAGTTTACAAATACAAGTCTCCACCTCCACCCTATAAGTACCCttctcctccaccaccaccgccGGTTTATAAGTACAAGTCACCTCCTCCCCCTCCCTATTAA
- the LOC123905796 gene encoding extensin-like isoform X1 codes for MGSQMASITLTIALTILSLSLPSQANNYIYSSPPPPPKPYYYHSPPPPVYSPPPPYHYSSPPPPPKKPYKYSSPPPPVYKYKSPPPPVYKYKSPPPPPKKPYKYPSPPPPVYKYKSPPPPVYKYKSPPPPPKKPYKYPSPPPPVYKYKSPPPPVYKYKSPPPPVYKYKSPPPPVYKYKSPPPPPKKPYKYPSPPPPVYKYNSPPPPYKYPSPPPPPYKYPSPPPPVYSPPPPYKYASPPPPPYKYSSPPPPVYSPPPPYKYASPPPPPYKYSSPPPPVYSPPPPYKYASPPPPPYKYSSPPPPVYSPPPPYKYASPPPPPYKYSSPPPPVYSPPPPYKYPSPPPPTYKYPSPPPPYKHISPPPTPVYKYKSPPPPVYSPPPHYIYSSPPPPYHF; via the coding sequence ATGGGGTCTCAAATGGCCTCTATTACTCTAACTATTGCTTTGACAATACTATCTCTCAGCTTGCCATCTCAAGCAAACAACTATATCTATTCATCTCCACCACCACCCCCTAAGCCTTACTACTACCACTCTCCACCACCACCGGTGTACTCACCTCCTCCTCCTTACCATTATAGTTCACCACCCCCACCACCAAAGAAGCCATACAAATACTCTTCTCCTCCACCACCTGTTTACAAGTACAAGTCACCTCCTCCACCAGTATATAAGTACAagtctccaccaccaccaccaaagaAACCATACAAATATCCATCTCCGCCGCCACCAGTTTACAAGTATAAGTCTCCTCCACCACCAGTTTACAAGTACAAGTCACCTCCACCTCCACCAAAGAAACCATACAAATATCCATCTCCACCACCACCAGTTTACAAGTACAAGTCACCTCCTCCACCAGTGTACAAGTATAAATCTCCTCCACCACCAGTTTATAAGTACAAGTCACCTCCTCCACCGGTTTACAAGTACAAATCTCCACCACCTCCACCAAAGAAGCCATATAAGTATCCATCTCCACCTCCACCAGTTTACAAATACAACTCACCTCCTCCTCCCTATAAGTATCCAtcacctccaccaccaccatacAAGTatccatcaccaccaccaccagtcTACTCTCCCCCACCGCCATATAAGTACGCAtcacctccaccaccaccatacAAGTATTCGTCACCACCTCCACCAGTCTACTCTCCCCCACCTCCATATAAGTACGCAtcacctccaccaccaccatacAAGTATTCATCACCACCTCCACCAGTCTACTCTCCCCCACCTCCATATAAGTATGCAtcacctccaccaccaccatacAAGTATTCATCACCACCTCCACCAGTCTACTCCCCTCCACCTCCATATAAGTACGCAtcacctccaccaccaccatacAAGTATTCGTCACCACCTCCACCAGTCTATTCTCCCCCACCTCCATACAAATACCCATCACCTCCACCACCAACGTACAAGTATCCTTCACCTCCTCCTCCTTACAAGCACATATCACCCCCTCCAACCCCTGTTTACAAGTATAAGTCTCCTCCTCCCCCTGTCTACTCACCTCCACCACATTACATCTATTCATCCCCTCCTCCTCCATACCACTTCTAG
- the LOC123905797 gene encoding SKP1-interacting partner 15 encodes MEQEEPLIYNLPQDTLHQIFSSLPLRQIIICRSLSKFFNNLLTSPTFLHHISTTLPPLNLLALRHHHYNHHNNHHIHLFDPNLNNWLHFPLNFLPFSSPLPVASSHGLIYLWAQPNNNNTQAQTQTQTLNTKSLLACNPLTRKFRILPHLGSAWCRHGSVLVDSVNRVMVLTELAALYYDDNNNKSWQKFSSNLPSKPRSPVLIEDSAFALCDVGSPWRSQWKLFSCRVASTMSMIWSRLERQEWGDVFDILKRPRLVRGVGNRILMIGGLKSSFSLNSPCSTILILRLDLGTMEWDEAGRMPVEMFRCFQDAGKFKVFGAGDRVCFSAKRIGKLALWDRGAEMGDEWRWIDNVPGNGDGLYRGFVFEGRLDALP; translated from the coding sequence atggaacaagaaGAACCCTTAATTTACAATCTCCCACAAGACACACTTCACCAAATCTTCTCTTCTTTACCTCTCCGCCAAATCATCATCTGCCGTTCACTTTCCAAATTCTTTAACAACCTCCTCACCTCACCCACCTTCCTCCACCACATCTCCACCACTCTTCCACCTCTTAACCTCCTTGCTCTCCGCCACCACCACTACAACCACCATAACAACCACCACATCCATCTCTTTGATCCAAACCTAAATAATTGGCTTCATTTTCCTCTCAACTTCCTTCCTTTCTCTTCCCCTCTTCCAGTTGCTTCCTCTCATGGACTCATCTATCTTTGGGCCCAGCCCAATAACAATAATACTCAagcccaaacccaaactcaaacacTAAATACTAAATCATTACTTGCTTGTAATCCACTCACCCGCAAATTCCGGATCCTTCCTCATTTAGGATCAGCTTGGTGTAGACATGGCTCGGTGTTAGTTGACTCAGTAAACCGAGTCATGGTTTTAACTGAACTCGCTGCTTTGTATTATGatgataataacaataaaagcTGGCAGAAATTCTCTTCGAATCTTCCGTCAAAGCCGCGAAGTCCGGTCCTGATTGAGGACTCGGCTTTCGCGCTTTGTGATGTTGGCTCCCCGTGGAGGAGCCAATGGAAGTTATTCTCCTGTCGCGTAGCCTCGACCATGTCTATGATATGGTCGAGGCTCGAGCGACAAGAATGGGGAGATGTGTTTGATATATTGAAGAGGCCGCGGCTTGTTCGCGGAGTTGGGAATAGGATTTTGATGATAGGTGGATTGAAGTCTTCATTTTCATTGAATTCGCCTTGTTCGACGATTTTGATTTTGAGGCTTGATCTTGGGACTATGGAGTGGGATGAGGCGGGGAGGATGCCGGTGGAGATGTTTCGGTGTTTTCAGGATGCTGGGAAGTTTAAGGTTTTTGGTGCAGGGGATAGGGTTTGTTTTTCGGCGAAGAGGATTGGGAAATTGGCATTGTGGGATCGTGGCGCGGAGATGGGAGATGAGTGGCGGTGGATCGATAATGTGCCGGGAAACGGTGATGGACTCTATCGAGGATTCGTCTTTGAAGGGAGGCTTGATGCATTGCCTTGA
- the LOC123905798 gene encoding extensin-3-like isoform X1, producing the protein MRSPTMASSSLIIVLAVLSLSLASQISADYVSHPPPSPKIPPPVYKSPPPPYKYPSPPPPPKKPYTPSPPPPVYKSPPPPYKYPSPPPPPKKPYTPSPPPPVYKSPPPYKYPSPPPPPKKPYTPSPPPPTYKSPPPPYKYPSPPPPPKKPYNPSPPPPVYKYKSPPPPYKYPSPPPPPPVYKYKSPPPPPY; encoded by the coding sequence ATGAGGTCTCCAACAATGGCCTCCTCTTCACTCATTATTGTATTAGCAGTACTCTCTCTAAGCTTGGCATCTCAAATCTCAGCAGACTATGTCTCTCATCCACCACCATCACCAAAGATTCCACCACCGGTTTACAAATCTCCACCTCCACCATATAAGTACCcttctccaccaccaccacctaaGAAGCCTTACACTCCATCACCTCCACCACCGGTTTACAAATCTCCACCTCCACCTTATAAGTACCcttctccaccaccaccacctaaGAAGCCTTACACTCCATCACCTCCACCACCGGTTTACAAATCACCTCCACCTTATAAGTACCcttctccaccaccaccacctaaGAAGCCTTACACTCCATCACCTCCACCACCAACTTACAAGTCCCCACCACCACCTTATAAGTACCcatctccaccaccaccacccaaGAAACCTTACAATCCATCTCCTCCACCCCCAGTTTACAAATACAAGTCTCCACCTCCACCCTATAAGTACCCttctcctccaccaccaccgccGGTTTATAAGTACAAGTCACCTCCTCCCCCTCCCTATTAA
- the LOC123905796 gene encoding extensin-2-like isoform X2 yields MGSQMASITLTIALTILSLSLPSQANNYIYSSPPPPPKPYYYHSPPPPVYSPPPPYHYSSPPPPPKKPYKYSSPPPPVYKYKSPPPPVYKYKSPPPPPKKPYKYPSPPPPVYKYKSPPPPVYKYKSPPPPPKKPYKYPSPPPPVYKYKSPPPPVYKYKSPPPPVYKYKSPPPPVYKYKSPPPPPKKPYKYPSPPPPVYKYNSPPPPYKYPSPPPPPYKYPSPPPPVYSPPPPYKYASPPPPPYKYSSPPPPVYSPPPPYKYASPPPPPYKYSSPPPPVYSPPPPYKYSSPPPPVYSPPPPYKYASPPPPPYKYSSPPPPVYSPPPPYKYPSPPPPTYKYPSPPPPYKHISPPPTPVYKYKSPPPPVYSPPPHYIYSSPPPPYHF; encoded by the exons ATGGGGTCTCAAATGGCCTCTATTACTCTAACTATTGCTTTGACAATACTATCTCTCAGCTTGCCATCTCAAGCAAACAACTATATCTATTCATCTCCACCACCACCCCCTAAGCCTTACTACTACCACTCTCCACCACCACCGGTGTACTCACCTCCTCCTCCTTACCATTATAGTTCACCACCCCCACCACCAAAGAAGCCATACAAATACTCTTCTCCTCCACCACCTGTTTACAAGTACAAGTCACCTCCTCCACCAGTATATAAGTACAagtctccaccaccaccaccaaagaAACCATACAAATATCCATCTCCGCCGCCACCAGTTTACAAGTATAAGTCTCCTCCACCACCAGTTTACAAGTACAAGTCACCTCCACCTCCACCAAAGAAACCATACAAATATCCATCTCCACCACCACCAGTTTACAAGTACAAGTCACCTCCTCCACCAGTGTACAAGTATAAATCTCCTCCACCACCAGTTTATAAGTACAAGTCACCTCCTCCACCGGTTTACAAGTACAAATCTCCACCACCTCCACCAAAGAAGCCATATAAGTATCCATCTCCACCTCCACCAGTTTACAAATACAACTCACCTCCTCCTCCCTATAAGTATCCAtcacctccaccaccaccatacAAGTatccatcaccaccaccaccagtcTACTCTCCCCCACCGCCATATAAGTACGCAtcacctccaccaccaccatacAAGTATTCGTCACCACCTCCACCAGTCTACTCTCCCCCACCTCCATATAAGTACGCAtcacctccaccaccaccatacAAGTATTCATCACCACCTCCACCAGTCTACT ctccaccaccaccatacAAGTATTCATCACCACCTCCACCAGTCTACTCCCCTCCACCTCCATATAAGTACGCAtcacctccaccaccaccatacAAGTATTCGTCACCACCTCCACCAGTCTATTCTCCCCCACCTCCATACAAATACCCATCACCTCCACCACCAACGTACAAGTATCCTTCACCTCCTCCTCCTTACAAGCACATATCACCCCCTCCAACCCCTGTTTACAAGTATAAGTCTCCTCCTCCCCCTGTCTACTCACCTCCACCACATTACATCTATTCATCCCCTCCTCCTCCATACCACTTCTAG